One Hypnocyclicus thermotrophus DNA segment encodes these proteins:
- a CDS encoding flagellar brake protein, whose protein sequence is MKKNDPNQIILGELVDIEIINPDSEGRYHATKVSDIYEEDNSFSVNWPIYERRYLPARRNDKIKVILKRKDAIYYFESRIKARALEPYAHLRIENPKKLIKKQRRTYFRLPLNLIVKFIRLKDEVKEGELPPVYSGISLDLSGGGMSILSKTELELGENIEISFELTNGTRYEYVSCKVRRKKLIDIKYEYGLEFLDMPNRDREYIISYLFEVQRTRARAKDAKE, encoded by the coding sequence ATGAAAAAAAATGATCCAAATCAAATAATTCTTGGTGAACTTGTAGATATAGAAATAATAAACCCCGATAGTGAAGGTCGGTATCATGCTACAAAAGTATCTGATATTTATGAAGAAGATAATTCGTTTTCAGTAAATTGGCCAATATATGAAAGAAGATATTTACCAGCAAGAAGAAATGATAAAATAAAAGTAATATTAAAGAGAAAAGATGCAATATATTATTTTGAGAGTCGGATAAAAGCTAGAGCTTTAGAACCATATGCACATCTTAGAATAGAAAATCCTAAAAAATTGATAAAAAAACAAAGAAGAACATATTTCAGACTTCCATTAAATCTGATAGTAAAATTTATTAGATTAAAAGATGAGGTAAAAGAAGGAGAACTACCTCCAGTATATTCAGGAATTTCACTTGATTTAAGTGGAGGAGGAATGTCGATATTATCTAAAACAGAACTTGAGTTAGGAGAAAATATAGAAATTAGTTTTGAATTAACTAATGGAACAAGATACGAATATGTATCTTGTAAAGTTAGAAGAAAAAAATTAATAGATATAAAATATGAGTATGGTTTAGAATTTTTAGATATGCCAAATAGAGATAGAGAGTATATAATAAGTTATCTTTTTGAAGTGCAAAGAACTAGAGCGAGAGCAAAAGATGCAAAAGAATAA
- a CDS encoding glucose-6-phosphate isomerase, which yields MEKLVFNYKLAEKFIAEDELNLIKAQTMEAVKVLESGEGAGNDFLGWRELPENYDKEEFSRIKKAAEKIKNDSEVLIVIGIGGSYLGAKSAIEFLKHTFYNKQTKEERKSPEIYFAGTNISGTYIKHLIDIVGDRDFSVNVISKSGTTTEPAIAFRIFKKLLEEKYGKEEAKSRIYATTDKQKGALKQLATGEGYETFVVPDNVGGRFSVLTAVGLLPIAAAGIDIDELMKGAYDAQVDFKAPFEENYCYQYAAVRNILHRKGKDIELLINYEPRLHYIAEWWKQLFGESEGKDNKGLYPASADFTTDLHSLGQYIQDGKRHLFETLIEIEKPEEDIVIEANETDLDGLNYLAGKTMDYVNKMAAKGTILAHTDGGVPNLKITIPEATAYHLGYLFYFFEKACGVSGYLLGVNPFNQPGVEAYKKNMFALLEKPGFEEETKKIKERLK from the coding sequence ATGGAAAAATTAGTATTTAATTACAAACTTGCTGAAAAATTTATAGCGGAAGATGAGTTGAACCTTATTAAAGCTCAAACGATGGAAGCTGTAAAAGTATTAGAATCAGGTGAAGGCGCTGGAAATGATTTTTTAGGTTGGAGAGAATTACCTGAAAACTATGATAAAGAAGAATTTTCTAGAATAAAAAAAGCGGCAGAAAAAATAAAAAATGATTCAGAAGTATTAATAGTTATTGGAATTGGAGGATCGTATTTAGGAGCAAAATCAGCAATAGAATTTTTAAAACACACTTTTTACAATAAACAAACAAAAGAAGAAAGAAAGTCACCAGAAATTTATTTTGCAGGAACAAATATTAGCGGAACATATATAAAACATTTAATAGATATAGTAGGAGATAGAGACTTTTCTGTAAATGTAATATCAAAATCAGGAACAACAACTGAACCAGCAATAGCTTTTAGAATTTTTAAAAAATTATTAGAAGAAAAATATGGAAAAGAAGAAGCTAAAAGTAGAATATATGCAACTACTGATAAACAAAAAGGAGCATTAAAACAACTTGCTACAGGTGAAGGATATGAAACATTTGTAGTACCTGATAATGTAGGAGGTAGATTCTCAGTTTTAACAGCAGTAGGATTATTACCAATAGCAGCAGCTGGAATAGATATAGATGAATTAATGAAAGGGGCTTATGATGCACAAGTAGACTTTAAAGCTCCATTTGAAGAAAACTATTGTTATCAATATGCAGCAGTAAGAAATATATTACATAGAAAAGGAAAAGATATAGAATTATTAATAAATTATGAACCAAGATTACATTATATAGCAGAGTGGTGGAAACAATTATTTGGAGAATCAGAAGGAAAAGATAATAAAGGACTTTATCCTGCATCAGCTGATTTTACAACTGATTTACACTCTTTAGGACAATATATTCAAGATGGAAAAAGACATTTGTTTGAGACATTAATTGAAATAGAAAAACCAGAAGAAGATATAGTAATAGAAGCTAATGAGACAGACTTAGATGGATTAAATTATTTAGCTGGAAAAACTATGGATTATGTAAATAAAATGGCAGCTAAAGGAACTATATTAGCTCATACAGATGGAGGAGTACCTAATTTAAAAATAACTATACCAGAAGCTACAGCATATCATTTAGGATATTTGTTTTATTTCTTTGAAAAAGCTTGTGGTGTAAGTGGATATTTATTAGGAGTAAATCCATTTAATCAACCAGGAGTAGAAGCATATAAGAAAAATATGTTTGCTTTATTAGAAAAACCTGGATTTGAAGAAGAAACTAAAAAAATAAAAGAAAGATTAAAATAA
- the bioA gene encoding adenosylmethionine--8-amino-7-oxononanoate transaminase yields the protein MEKIEDKNLWYPYAQMKTRKENFLVKGAQGVYIDIYHSEKKEEKKLIDAVSSWWCAAHGYNNKEINEAIKNQIDKFSHVMLGGLTHEIAQNASKKIVEITKEGLNHVFFSDSGSVGVEVALKMAIQYYKNKGDVSKNKIISLTHSYHGDTFKTMEIGDDPDYHFAFKEFFRDCYHIDAPKGLEANDDEIKRCINDLEKLLKEKSDKIAAFIVEPLIQAAGGFNFYSYKYLNEAKKLCEKYDILFIFDEVATGFGRTGKMFAMDYCDFTPDILVLGKALTGGYIGHAATVATTKVFKEFYSDDSEKAFMHGPTFMGNPLACSAILKSIELYEKNDYLSKIKNIEEIMRKKLINIKSNKIKDIRVFGATGVIEVGNSIFLRGLQEFAYEKGVWIRPFLNYAYIMPPYIIKEEELLKIINVLEEWFK from the coding sequence ATGGAAAAGATAGAAGATAAAAATTTATGGTATCCATATGCTCAAATGAAAACTAGAAAAGAAAATTTTTTAGTGAAAGGAGCACAAGGAGTATATATTGATATATATCATAGTGAAAAAAAAGAGGAAAAAAAACTTATAGATGCAGTATCTTCATGGTGGTGTGCAGCTCATGGATATAATAATAAAGAGATAAATGAAGCAATAAAAAATCAAATAGATAAATTTTCTCATGTAATGTTAGGTGGACTTACTCATGAAATAGCACAAAATGCATCAAAAAAAATAGTTGAGATAACAAAAGAGGGATTAAATCATGTGTTTTTTTCCGATAGTGGTTCTGTTGGAGTAGAAGTAGCTTTAAAAATGGCTATTCAATATTATAAAAATAAAGGAGATGTAAGTAAAAATAAAATTATATCATTAACTCATTCATATCATGGTGATACATTTAAAACAATGGAAATAGGAGATGATCCAGACTATCATTTTGCATTTAAAGAGTTTTTTAGAGATTGTTATCATATTGATGCACCAAAGGGATTAGAAGCAAATGATGATGAAATAAAGAGGTGTATAAATGATTTAGAGAAATTATTAAAAGAAAAATCTGATAAGATAGCAGCTTTTATAGTAGAACCATTAATTCAAGCAGCAGGAGGATTTAATTTTTATAGTTATAAATATTTAAATGAAGCTAAAAAATTGTGTGAGAAATATGATATTTTATTTATATTTGATGAAGTAGCAACTGGATTTGGAAGAACAGGTAAAATGTTTGCAATGGATTATTGTGATTTTACTCCAGATATATTGGTACTTGGAAAAGCACTCACAGGTGGATACATAGGACATGCAGCGACAGTAGCAACTACAAAAGTTTTTAAAGAATTTTATAGTGATGATAGTGAAAAAGCTTTTATGCATGGACCTACTTTTATGGGAAATCCTTTAGCTTGTAGTGCAATTTTAAAGAGTATAGAACTTTATGAAAAAAATGATTATTTAAGTAAAATAAAAAATATAGAAGAAATAATGAGAAAAAAATTGATAAATATTAAATCTAATAAAATAAAAGATATAAGAGTATTTGGAGCAACAGGTGTAATTGAAGTTGGAAATAGTATTTTTTTAAGAGGATTACAAGAATTTGCATATGAAAAAGGAGTTTGGATAAGACCATTTCTAAATTATGCTTATATTATGCCTCCATATATAATAAAAGAAGAAGAATTGTTAAAAATAATAAATGTATTAGAAGAGTGGTTTAAATAA
- a CDS encoding PTS sugar transporter subunit IIA — translation MTVEIKKLLSKENVVFLNTQDMESTIEVLSEKAEEIGCISSKDEFKEAILEREGLVSTGIGFGIAMPHAKLENISEFFMIIGINKKGIDWDAIDRKPVVAVFLIGGPSNQQKKYLQIIAKLMLLIKNSERREKLLNAKEEKEIVEIFQDF, via the coding sequence ATGACAGTAGAGATAAAAAAACTTTTAAGTAAAGAAAATGTAGTATTTTTAAATACACAAGATATGGAAAGTACTATAGAAGTTTTAAGTGAAAAAGCAGAAGAAATAGGTTGTATTTCTTCAAAAGATGAATTCAAAGAAGCTATATTAGAAAGAGAAGGATTGGTAAGTACAGGAATAGGATTTGGAATAGCTATGCCTCATGCAAAATTAGAAAATATTAGTGAGTTTTTTATGATAATAGGAATAAATAAAAAAGGAATAGACTGGGATGCAATAGATAGAAAACCTGTTGTAGCAGTTTTTCTAATAGGTGGCCCTTCTAATCAACAAAAAAAATATCTTCAAATTATAGCTAAATTAATGCTTCTAATAAAAAATAGTGAAAGAAGAGAAAAATTATTAAATGCTAAAGAAGAAAAAGAGATTGTAGAAATTTTTCAAGATTTTTAA
- a CDS encoding chloride channel protein: MRRKFLEEKIIFSSIIKWSILALFTGIIVGTSTSLFLKAIDYGIKYRRIFSFKYYYLLPLALIISVFLIQTFAKDAKGHGTEKVIEAIHKYDGAIKLMVVPIKVLATLITIIFGGSVGKEGPSAQIGGGVMSFVSDILKIEDKDKKKLVICGIAAGFGAVFGTPVTGAVFAVEVLYVGKMLYDVLLPSFIASFTSIYVSKLFYVRHSNYLNVGNLDNSSLILYLKVFIAAILFSIVTFMFIEILNKIENIAEKIKLNIYIKTLIASFIIILIALIFSDDYLGLGLHMIDDSINGEDIIWYAPFIKIFTTTITLSFGGSGGILTPVFFIGSTLGSIVGELLHGSLPLFAGLGMVSVLAGAANTPIASVLMAVELFGGGVTPFAVLSCIITFLLTGHRSVYPTQILSMKKSESIDLEVGKEIKSTTVMGTTKKVMYLKKALDNNQLEKIIPLENIFFLKAETKEEVLKEFAKKMSNMKKKMKKKDIMKALQQREEIYSTALGHKIAIPHFEVSLNEDFFILFAILEKDIKWDDRNYVNTVVMIAKPEFEQKIYLEIVAKILKQIKDEDINRELIASKTPEDVMAVLKRKKS; this comes from the coding sequence GTGCGACGAAAATTTTTAGAAGAAAAAATTATATTTTCTAGTATTATAAAATGGAGTATACTAGCTTTATTTACAGGTATAATAGTAGGAACATCAACGTCACTTTTTTTAAAGGCTATAGACTATGGAATAAAATATAGAAGAATTTTTTCTTTTAAATATTACTATTTATTACCATTAGCACTTATAATAAGTGTATTTTTGATCCAAACATTTGCAAAAGATGCAAAAGGTCATGGAACGGAAAAAGTTATAGAAGCTATACATAAATATGATGGTGCGATAAAACTTATGGTAGTGCCAATAAAAGTACTAGCTACACTTATAACTATAATATTTGGAGGATCAGTAGGGAAAGAAGGTCCGAGTGCACAAATAGGTGGAGGTGTAATGTCTTTTGTTTCTGATATATTGAAAATAGAAGATAAAGATAAGAAGAAATTAGTAATATGTGGTATAGCAGCAGGATTTGGAGCGGTATTTGGAACTCCAGTAACTGGAGCAGTATTTGCAGTAGAAGTCCTTTATGTAGGAAAAATGTTGTATGATGTATTATTACCTTCTTTTATAGCATCTTTTACGTCTATATATGTATCAAAATTATTTTATGTAAGACATTCAAATTATTTAAATGTAGGGAATCTAGATAATTCATCATTAATTTTATATTTAAAAGTATTTATAGCAGCAATATTATTTTCTATAGTTACATTTATGTTTATTGAAATTTTAAATAAAATAGAAAATATTGCAGAAAAGATAAAATTAAATATTTATATAAAAACTTTAATTGCTAGTTTTATAATTATTCTTATAGCATTAATATTTTCTGATGACTATTTAGGATTGGGATTGCATATGATAGATGATTCGATTAATGGAGAAGATATTATATGGTATGCTCCGTTTATAAAAATTTTTACTACAACTATTACTTTAAGTTTTGGAGGAAGTGGTGGAATATTAACTCCAGTATTTTTTATAGGTTCAACTTTAGGAAGTATAGTAGGAGAATTATTACATGGTTCGCTACCTTTATTTGCAGGACTTGGAATGGTAAGTGTATTAGCAGGTGCAGCAAATACGCCAATAGCTTCTGTTTTAATGGCGGTAGAGCTATTTGGAGGAGGAGTAACACCTTTTGCAGTTTTATCTTGTATAATAACATTTTTATTAACGGGTCATAGAAGTGTATATCCAACTCAAATACTTTCTATGAAAAAATCTGAATCAATTGATTTGGAAGTAGGAAAGGAAATAAAATCTACAACTGTAATGGGAACAACAAAAAAAGTTATGTATTTAAAAAAAGCTTTAGATAATAACCAACTAGAAAAAATAATACCTTTAGAAAATATATTTTTTTTAAAAGCTGAAACAAAAGAAGAAGTATTAAAAGAATTTGCTAAAAAAATGAGTAATATGAAGAAAAAAATGAAAAAAAAAGATATAATGAAAGCTCTTCAGCAAAGAGAAGAAATTTATTCAACCGCTTTAGGGCACAAAATAGCTATACCACATTTTGAAGTATCTTTAAATGAAGATTTTTTCATTTTATTTGCAATATTGGAAAAAGATATAAAATGGGATGATAGAAATTATGTTAATACAGTAGTAATGATAGCTAAACCAGAATTTGAACAAAAAATATATCTTGAAATAGTTGCTAAAATATTAAAACAGATAAAAGATGAAGATATAAATAGAGAGTTAATAGCAAGCAAAACGCCAGAAGATGTAATGGCTGTTTTAAAGAGAAAAAAATCTTAA
- a CDS encoding aminopeptidase: MLERKLENGWKNLDEKTKKDIFDFSEGYKKFLDISKTEREFVNKSIELAEAKGFVNADTVKELKAFDKVYYINRGKNVILAVIGEEDIENGANFVVSHVDVPRLDLKQNPLFEDLEIAMMKTHYYGGIKKYQWVSIPLALHGVVILENGEKIEIVIGEDENDPVFTIPDILPHLSRKVQDDRKAREVVKGEELNIIVGTIPTTIEDKEIKNRVKYAVLEKLNEKYGMKEEDFLSAEFEIVPAFKAKDVGLDRAIVGAYGHDDRICGYTSLKAILEVERPKKTAICYIADKEEIGSTGSTGLESKYIEYFMGDIISKLKSNYNDMMLRRCLWSSNALSSDVNAAVNPMFKSVHDSDNAAKFGYGIVVTKYTGHGGKYSSNDADAEYVYKIRKVLNDNGIKWQTGMLGKVDEGGGGTVAKFLAHYGIKTIDAGPALLAMHSPFELASKFDIYETYRTYKVFFDMK; this comes from the coding sequence ATGTTAGAAAGAAAGCTAGAAAATGGTTGGAAAAATCTAGATGAAAAAACAAAAAAAGATATTTTTGATTTTTCAGAAGGATATAAAAAGTTTTTAGATATTTCTAAAACAGAAAGAGAATTTGTAAATAAAAGTATAGAATTAGCAGAAGCAAAAGGATTTGTAAATGCTGATACAGTAAAAGAATTAAAAGCATTTGACAAAGTATATTATATAAATAGAGGAAAAAATGTAATATTAGCTGTAATAGGTGAAGAAGATATAGAAAATGGAGCTAATTTTGTAGTATCACATGTAGATGTACCTAGACTTGATTTAAAACAAAATCCTTTATTTGAAGACTTAGAAATAGCAATGATGAAAACACATTATTATGGTGGAATAAAAAAATATCAATGGGTATCTATACCACTTGCACTTCATGGAGTTGTAATATTAGAAAATGGAGAAAAAATAGAGATAGTAATAGGAGAAGATGAAAATGATCCTGTGTTTACTATACCTGATATACTACCCCATTTATCTAGAAAAGTGCAAGATGATAGAAAAGCGAGAGAAGTAGTAAAAGGTGAAGAATTAAATATAATAGTAGGAACTATTCCAACTACAATTGAAGATAAAGAGATAAAAAATAGAGTAAAATATGCAGTACTTGAAAAATTAAATGAAAAATATGGAATGAAAGAAGAAGATTTTTTATCAGCAGAATTTGAGATAGTACCAGCATTTAAAGCAAAAGATGTAGGTCTTGATAGAGCGATAGTTGGAGCATATGGGCATGATGATAGAATTTGTGGATATACTTCATTAAAAGCTATATTAGAAGTAGAGAGACCTAAAAAAACAGCTATTTGTTATATAGCTGATAAAGAAGAAATAGGAAGTACAGGTTCTACAGGACTTGAATCAAAATATATAGAATATTTTATGGGAGACATTATTAGTAAATTAAAATCGAATTATAATGATATGATGCTTAGAAGATGTTTATGGAGTTCAAATGCATTATCATCAGATGTAAATGCAGCAGTAAATCCTATGTTTAAATCAGTTCATGATAGTGATAATGCAGCAAAATTTGGATATGGAATTGTTGTAACAAAATATACAGGACATGGCGGAAAATATTCTTCAAATGATGCAGATGCAGAATATGTATATAAAATAAGAAAAGTATTAAATGATAATGGTATAAAATGGCAAACAGGAATGCTTGGAAAAGTAGATGAAGGAGGTGGAGGAACAGTAGCAAAATTTTTAGCACATTATGGTATAAAAACTATAGATGCAGGACCAGCACTTCTTGCTATGCACTCTCCATTTGAATTAGCATCAAAATTTGATATATATGAAACTTACAGAACATATAAAGTATTTTTTGATATGAAATAA
- a CDS encoding cation:proton antiporter, with the protein MHINILIILAGLFLLAFVNKLVCPKLKLPEVTGYVILGAIISGVAGITVGMSKLNEVLDSIEIISSIALGIIGFSIGIELKLSVLKKLGNSIFFIVLFEVFGGFVVVAITSKIFGFQTYTALLLGSVAAATAPAATVAIIRKYKSKGELTSTILAVVGIDDAVALIVYVLAAGFASSMVTGEKLHILHIFVKVGISIFIAISIGAISGFVYSYIVKNIKNQDTMEMILVAFILLLLGLSEMFDVSELLTIMTFGAFITNLSEVTTRKSENIIEKFTGVFVGAFFIAGGAYLDYSLIKAVFGTSVLFFIARTIGKIFGAKIGATIGKASPKVKKHIGVMLLPQVGVAVALVISIKKQFVGVQVHGIDIGTFIFNILLLTTLLTEFIGPILTKRALLAVKEIKER; encoded by the coding sequence ATGCACATTAACATATTAATAATATTAGCGGGACTTTTTTTATTAGCGTTTGTAAATAAATTAGTGTGTCCGAAATTAAAATTACCTGAAGTAACAGGATATGTAATTCTTGGAGCTATTATAAGTGGTGTTGCTGGAATTACGGTGGGAATGTCAAAATTAAATGAGGTCCTAGATTCTATAGAGATTATATCAAGTATAGCATTAGGAATAATTGGATTTTCAATTGGTATTGAATTAAAACTAAGTGTATTAAAAAAACTTGGGAATTCTATATTTTTTATAGTATTATTTGAAGTATTTGGAGGATTTGTAGTAGTAGCGATAACTTCAAAAATATTTGGATTTCAAACATATACTGCCTTATTATTAGGTTCTGTAGCAGCAGCAACAGCACCAGCAGCAACAGTTGCTATAATAAGAAAATATAAATCAAAAGGAGAATTAACATCAACTATTTTGGCAGTTGTAGGGATAGATGATGCAGTTGCATTAATAGTTTATGTTCTTGCAGCAGGTTTTGCTTCATCAATGGTAACAGGAGAAAAACTTCATATATTACATATATTTGTAAAAGTTGGAATATCTATATTTATAGCTATATCTATAGGGGCAATAAGTGGATTTGTTTATAGTTATATAGTAAAAAATATAAAAAATCAAGATACAATGGAAATGATATTAGTGGCATTTATATTACTTTTGTTAGGATTATCAGAAATGTTTGATGTTTCCGAACTATTAACTATAATGACTTTTGGAGCATTTATAACTAATCTTTCTGAGGTGACAACTAGAAAAAGTGAAAATATAATTGAGAAATTTACAGGAGTATTTGTTGGAGCTTTCTTTATAGCTGGTGGTGCTTATTTAGATTATAGTTTAATAAAAGCAGTATTTGGTACGAGTGTATTATTTTTTATAGCACGGACTATTGGAAAAATATTTGGAGCAAAAATTGGGGCTACTATTGGAAAAGCTTCCCCAAAAGTAAAAAAACATATAGGAGTAATGCTTCTTCCACAAGTAGGGGTAGCAGTAGCACTTGTTATCTCAATAAAAAAACAATTTGTAGGAGTGCAAGTTCATGGAATAGATATAGGTACTTTTATATTTAATATATTGTTATTAACTACTCTTCTTACAGAGTTCATTGGTCCTATATTGACAAAACGAGCTTTACTAGCTGTTAAAGAGATAAAAGAAAGATAA
- the spoVG gene encoding septation regulator SpoVG, which yields MNITDVRVRIVKGENEAKLKAYADITFDDCFVIHGLKIIDGQKGMFVAMPSRRMPSGEFKDIAHPITPETRKEITDTVIEYYEKALNSPETLEEVSSDEIEE from the coding sequence ATGAACATTACTGATGTAAGAGTTAGAATTGTAAAAGGGGAAAATGAAGCAAAATTAAAAGCTTATGCAGACATCACATTTGATGATTGTTTTGTTATTCATGGTTTAAAAATTATTGATGGGCAAAAAGGCATGTTTGTAGCAATGCCGAGCAGAAGAATGCCAAGTGGTGAATTTAAAGACATAGCTCATCCAATAACACCAGAAACAAGAAAAGAAATAACTGATACAGTTATTGAATATTATGAAAAAGCATTAAATTCTCCTGAAACATTAGAAGAAGTTTCTTCTGATGAAATAGAAGAATAA